The following DNA comes from Peromyscus leucopus breed LL Stock chromosome 2, UCI_PerLeu_2.1, whole genome shotgun sequence.
cagctggagactttacatttttaaataaaggatgAAAATGCTGTACTGCATCTTCCCACATAAGTCACTGTTTAACTTTCTAGCATTTTTGTCATGAAACAGCAATATTTTTCTCCAGTAAAACTCCAGACACTATAAACTGTTGGTGGCaagaaaactttttatttaactGTGGTTCAAAGATTGTTCTTAAGAATGAATGCATTTTGATGATCAAATACTTTCAAAAACCAAATCTTTGCCAAGTAGTTTATTTCTGAAACTTCATTTAGGGCAAATAACTATCTACAGCTACGTCATACCATAAACATGTTAAAAGGCTACTCAACATTGAAAGCCTTCTATGACAGTAACTCTTTAACAAGTGCAAACAAGGGATCAAAACCATGCTATCGACAAGTAACTTACCCCAGGACTCCTGGACGGCTTGCCAGTTTAGTCTTTGGAGGTCCCCGAAAACCATTTTAATGTTACCATGTTACTGCTGCTGAGTAATAGTGCAAGTGCTAAAATGCAAAATTCAGATGTACAGGGTTTGGAAATCatgcagagaaaaaaatttacaatAACTCAAGATCCCTTTACAGAGGGTACTGAATAATGAAACACCGTGTGCATAACAAGTCTCTAAaggatataaaattttaaaacacgcACCTTGCAAAATGACAAACCTATTTATCATAATCTATTTAGGTAAGGGCATTAGGGAAACTATCAACAAAAAAATGGTCACATCTTTCCAGTTAGAAAAGGAGCTCCCCAGTTCTCAGTAGTTACAGGAATAATAGTAGTTACAATAAACAAGGTATTATTGCTTTTACATTCTTAACAATGCATTGTGAGAGCCTAATCTGATTTTGTGAGCGTATTTGTTCGTCACTATATGGCCCCCACACCCCAGAGGATAAGTGCCCACCTCACTTAAGACTGCCGGAGATAGACAACCCACCCTATTAGTTCTTAAAGCTATCAGGCTTCTTAATGAATTTCAGGCACACGGTTTCTTGGTTTCTTCTACTTCATCCCTATTGCAATTAATTCCACTTTTCAAATCCCCAAATGAAAGATGCTTATCATCCCTTCTTTTCCATTGATAATGCTCTGCTACAAAGCATTTGAAAACAACCGTTTTGCCCCTGCTCCCAAATAGTTTTAGAAGGCATGACTTCCCAATGGAGGTTTATACAGCCAGGTCAATAGCAATCACTCAAATGCACGGAGGCACTCAGAACAAGCTGAACGGTAACTGCTTACCATTTTAGGTTCTGTCACCCAGACTCATGAAAaactagattaaaaacaaaacaacccatggAAAAACTTTCGCTTTGGATAATGCAAGAACAAATAGCAATTAAATCTGGGTATCAGGTGTCAATGCATGACAGGTGATGAATCCATTTGACTTGAGACAACTTTTCAAATAAGTTTATTTGAAGCAAAATAAACTAATGCCAAGAAACTTTATGAAAGTTCCATCTCAAAAGGGTCAAAAAGGGGAATTAACTGCTATGAATTCTTTGCATTCAGGGCTGCAAAACAAAGACACATATTATTTAAATcagttttatttaagaatttccaacaatgacaactcttataaaaaagcATCCAAGCACAGGACACAGAACTGCAGCAAACAGCATTCTTATGAGTAGCTAACAGACATGAGAACTTCCACCCTTCTTTGAGACACCTGAGCTCACTGGTGAACTCTGCTTCCAAGTTCTCCTGCAAAGCACACCACAAGCTCAGTCCATGTTCGCAGCCCATCAGCTTCAGTTCACGTTCCCACACTTCCAGATCAGTAACAGAGGAGAACACACACCATACAGCATTCACAGCAGTTGACAGAGGGGGAGGGAAGTACAAGTATTTCACTTAACACATTCAACTAAAGTGGGTTTTCTAAGAACAAAACTCAAAGTCTTCCAACAGATGTGGATGTCCTTTGATGCAAAAACATTCGTACGTTATTTGCTATCATTGCTCTCTGCACACTCTCTCACCAAAGCCACAGGATTGAGTGACACATCTCTCCAAGttaaaaaatatccattttgCACCACCAAGTCTCTGCACGCGCTCTCTCCTTTCCTCGCTCATACTAGCCTTTCATGCCTCGGCACCACCATCAATCCCACACAAGGTTTCAAAAGTTCAAACAGCCTTCTGGTTCCATATCACAGCCTTGCGTTCATAGCGTTGATACGACTCCATGAAATAAAGAGTAGCGGATAAAAATGGAACACCCACCGTCAAAGACGCAGCCTGTGCAGCGTGATGACGAATTCTTGGATGAGAAAGCATGTAGACAGAAGTATTCCTATGGCAGAATATTTACAGCACTACTTTCAATGAAGTGCTTCTtccataaacatttgaaatgAGATGAACTGCAGAGATTAAATGAAGGCTTCATATTGTACTTTCGTATATGAAGGAAGACaagtgttaaaaacaaaaccaaaagaaccaAACACCATGACATCATGATCTCCCAAATGGAGATTTTCCTAAGGAAAAAATTCATAGGGTGGGattcaaattaaaatgagaaaagaatgtaGTTCTAACCAATGGTCTCTACTCTGAACATGCAAAGAATCCATTTAACAAGTCCAATGATAGATTattacagagaaaccttctgagaTCAACTGTAGTGTTGGTTTACCAATTAGGCAAACAGCAGTTCACTTTCACCCACTCAGTATTTTAACCCTTTATATAACAAAACTTATAAAATTCATTtagcttttcctctttttctaaagaaaaatgtcaaaaatactGCTGAATATACTCCACACTGAACAAACCAATCTGAAAATTTTTAGTACATATGTATTTTACAATATACTTACCATGAGTTTAGAAAAATTTGAATCCCACCATTctatacctacctacctatcaacCAACCAACCTACTACTGCCTACATTCCCCAGCCAGAGGATTTAGAATCCATGCTTGAGCCAAAGCCACCATTAAAACCACTGCCTGACCCTGCATTTGATGCTGACCCCCAACCAAGAGGGGCACCAGAGTTAGAACCACTGTAGGAATTATTTCCAGAACCAAAAGCCTGATTTGGCTCCCTCTGCATGCTGCCCTGGCTTTGGTTATTACCAGATGGACCCGACTGGTTCTGCTGGCTGGCTAACATGCCCATCATACCCCAACTGCTCTGCAATGCTGCCTGGGCAGCAGCCATCATTGCTGGATTAATGCTAAAAGCCCCGAAGTTCATTCCTCCACCCATATTACCACCCTGGTTATTTCCCAAGCCAGCTCCACCCCCTCTACTGTTACCAAACCCACCCTGATTCCCAAAGCCACCTGGATTACCACCAAATCTTCCACTTCTTTCTAACTGTCTATTGCTATTATGCTTAGGTTCAGCATTGGATATATGCACGCTGATTCCTTTAATGATCAAATCCTCTCCACAAAGGGACTGGGCAACCTATAAGAAACAAGGGATGTAAATGGTGATTAAACCACCAACTCACACACCAAAACAGCAAAAAACCCTAATCTTAGTACAACCatcaaagcaggaagaaaaacaagcaatTAATGCTAATTTCACTTTGGTAATGTTACCATCAACATTTGTAATTAAAAGGTATGTAACAGCCCCAAAGTCCACATAATGAGAAACATCAGAAGGACACCTTACAACTATCTAAACCCAAACACTCTATCCCTAAGGGTGGCAATCAATCAGTTGGAGCAAACCACTCATCATTTTTAGTGCTAGAGACTGAGCTCAGCACCTGGAGTACTATGCTGGACACATACAGTAGCCCCGAACCAGATACATTCCCAGCCCTGGaacaaattaagaagaaaaatacctTATCATCTGCAAAGGTAACGAAGGCAAAAGCCCTGAATGGCTTGGGAATGAAGACATCCACCACTTCTCCATACTGACAGAAGAACTGCTGAAGCTCTTCAGCAGTCATGTCCTCTGTACAACGCCCAACAAACACCTTTCTGCTTCTCAAAGGTTCATCTGGGCTTTGCTGCTCAAAAGAAAGGGATAGcagaaataacaaataaataaagatacaCTTTGTCTTTTCCCCCTCCttgggtgtttttctttcttttttttttttttgagacaaggtctcactgtgtatccctggctggcctgtgccTCTgggtgccgggattaaaggtgtgccaaaAAGATTTGTGGCCCTTCAAGGTCAGAAGGAGGGATTGGGTcactcagaactggagttagttGTGTGCTGTCATGTGGGCGTTGAAACCTGAGCCAATCTTTCTCCAAGAACAGTAATTACTAATGAACTTCTCAGTCTCACTTCCTTGGGATTTTAAGACAACCAACCCCTCATGTACCCCAGGATGGTCGTAAGCTTGATATAAAGTGAGGACAATctggaactcctggtcctcctgttaCCACCTCCCACGTGCTAGAATTACAGTGATTCACACCAGGTCATTTCAACTTCTTTTACACACGAGACCATTATGTGCATGTTCGGGAGAGGTTGATGCTAGCCATCTTTCTTAATCATTCTCCACCTTCCTTTTGGAGGCTGAGTCTcgtactgaacctgtatttggctagactggtagccagcaagctccatgcctccctcccccctctccaggggtggaattacaagcacatgctaccatacccagctcctttgaaaaacaaacacaacaaaaaaccttGGGTTGTGGGTTGTGGCTGggagtaatagtagtagtagcaTAGGCCTTAAGAGTCAGGCAGTGGTTAATCccagaggccagactggtctacagaactatgcagagaccctgcctcaaaataaagatGTGTGTTCCTAGATcaagttcaggtcctcatgcctgagGTAAGCACTTTATGGACTGACCAGTCCAAATCAAGTTTTAAATTATGAAAGTATACCTTGACCCCAAACCAAACGTTCCAAAAAAGGTCTCATTTGCTTGCTTGGAATTAagtctgggctggggatgtatgtagctcagtggccaaACACTTGCTCAGTAAAGCACTGGATACTAGGTTTCCCAGCACATTAAAATCAacattaagctgggtggtggtggcacacacctttaatcccagcactcaaggaggcagaggcaggtggatatctgaggtCAGCCAGGTCTAGAGAgaaagttccgggacagccaaggctacaacagagaaacctaCCTTGAAAAACTAAAAGGTCCCCTGTCAGTGTTCCCAAATGCACTTAACCTTTTAAGGTCATCTAAGAAAAAATTCCCCTAGCATACAGGTAAAGAGCAAAATACCTTAGAATTGGGAAGTTTACAGTCACACCATCGCCCATCTATCATATGTCGTTGGGACATTACTTTCACTTGGGTGTCATATTCCGTAAATCGAACAAAGCCAAACCCTTTCGAGTGACCAGTTTTAAGATCTTTCTTGACCTAAGAAGAAAAGATTGAAATTTATTCtaataccacacatacaccaaaccAGAGTTCACATAAAAATCTGATGGCTTCTACAGAATGAAGCAGCACATTGAAGTTAATAAAGTTAGTTCAAGGCAACAAAACCAACAGTAGGGAACCAGGTCATTACCAGTAGAAAATGACTCACTTGCACAATAGAATTAACAATGGTTTAGAATGAGCACAAATAGAAATAACATCTAAAGGAACCCATTTCCTTTAAACTGgcagttctcaaacttcctaatgctgtgaccctttatacAGCTCAGTTCCCCATGTTatgatgaccccaaccataaaattatttttattgctacttcataactgtaattttgctaccctTATGACCCATATAAACAGAATTAACAAAAAGCTGTTATCCAGAATCAAGTTTACCTGAACCATAAGAACCTCTCCAAAAGTACTGAAATAGTCTTTAAGATCTTGTTCTGTTGTTTTCCAGGGGAGACCCAACACTATTAGATCAGATGTTTTCTGGACTGCTCTTTTCACTTTCACCGCTGAGGAAGCATCTGTCTCATCCATTTTCCTTTTGTTATCTAAACAAGGCAAGCAGAAACCAGTATTTAGCAGTTCTTTaaaaagacaggtggatctcttctaggccagcctgatctacagagcatgttccaggacagtcagggctacacagagaaaccctttctcgaacaacaaaatacaaaaagcaaacaagattAGATCTATAAACAATGAAGACACTAAAAACTGGTAAGTCTCCTTAAGGACAGAATGTAGCTTAAGTGGCTGGAGTGCTTTTCTGGTGCAAAAATCAAGGAATTTCAATTCTAGTTTTGTATTatctttttgaaaattgttttgtgTATTATGAGAAAGTGCTGAGTATAGCATCTGTAAGCAGTTTCTGGCCCTCTGTTCTGTTAGGCAGGGTGTGTTTTGTTATTTCTGGGAAGGCTGCACATCACTGCAACTGGCTTTTTAATGGTTCTAGAGATAAGACAGGTTGCCTGGCTTGCTCTGCAAGTGTCTTTACTGGACCAGCTATCTCCCTGGCCCAGGTTTTAAATAATGCTAAGATTGTAAAATCAATTGTATGTTCTGAAAACCTGTATCCAAACTAATGCCAATtctacttcattttaattttgtggcATTAATATATCTGACTaatccaggggatcagacaccctcttgtgatgcacatggtatacagaaaatacccacatacacacttcTAACATATATAATCTGGAGGAATCCTTTCCTCATCCTCCCTGCAGTCATTACTAGTGCATGCCACCTTGAACTACCTGCCAGGCATGTTCTATCTCCAACCCCGTTCATTTCCACACAGTATCCCACTATGTTCTTATAGTGACCTTCAAACTTGAGTTTCgcagggcgttggtggcgcacgcctttaatcccagcactcaggaggcagagccaggtggatctctgtgagttcgaggccagcctgggctaccaagtgagctccaggaaaggcgcaaagctacacagagaaaccctgtctagagaaaaaaaaaaaaaaaaaaaaaaaaattgagtttctTCTTCTGCCTGAGCTTCCTAACCTTCAActtcaagtgtgtgccaccactccaaGCAACATCAAATGTCCTTTTAATTCAAGGTAAACACTGAGCTACAGCCAATGACTTAAGAGGTGACACAGTGAAAAAACAAATTTAGCCTGGCACATATACTCTGTCTTTAAATCCTCCCCAATTTCTTGGACATACATTAGCTTCTGCATATTAACCAACTTTGGTGGACTGACCTTGGTTGAAATGTCTTGTATATAAaaaatcaggctggcctagaaactcactatatagctcagacCTGCCTCAAGctcaatctttctgcctcactccatCTCCCAATGCTGggaggattacaggtatatgcagCACTTTGTTCTACTATATCATAGTAAAAGCAACAATGTACCAATTCCCACACAATCATAAAAGACAGGGTCTTagctggtgggtggtggtggtggcagagccagcaggatctctgtgagttcaaggccagcctggtctacagatcaagatccaggacaggcaccaaaactacacagagaaaccctgtctatccCCAAGCTCAAAGATCTACTTGCCTCCGtttccttgagtgctgggatcaaaggcatgtgccaccaggacATCTTTCTCATACTTATAAGAACAGCGGTAGTAAGAGGCGGGGAGAATAAGACCAAAAATCTTAAAATCAAAGTAGTTCTATAGTAATTCAGAATTGTGAGCCAATGCATTTGATGTTCATTtaaggagggaaaagagaggttaaaagcacctgctgctcttctggaggatcaGGGTTTGGTTCTAGCACCCGCaggtcagctcacaaccatccaatTCCAGCTTCAGAAGGTTGGGTGCCCTTTTGCACCAGGCAGACATAGTGCATTCATACATATgagaaagccaggcctggtggcacacacctttagtcccagttacagacagttgtaagctgccacatggtgctgggaattgaacccaggtcttctgtctACTCTTCACCactaagtcatctttccagctcccaaggaatttaaaaaaaaaaaaaaaaaaaaaagatttattttatttattatatagtgttctttctgcaagtttgcctgtacttcagaagagggagtcagatctcattacagatggttgtgagtcaccatatggttgctggaaattgaactcatgactctggaagagcagccagtgctcttaacctctgagccatctctccagcccagaatttAGTTTTAACAGCCTAAATTTGGCACCAAATTGCCAATGACTGTTCCAATGGCTTAATATTTAAATAGATACTCCTTTAAAAGTCCCAGCTGGGCAgcgctggcacatgcctttaatcctagcactcatgaggcaaggggatctctctgagtttgaggccagcctggtctacagagtgagctccaggacaggcaccaaaactacagagaaaccctgtctcgaaaacaacaacaacaaaaaaaaccctagtcCTGCAATTTTCAATTATCACTTATTTAGACTGGGAACTTGCCAGAGTAGTCTAAGCAAAATTGAAAAGAACTGGGTTGCAGAAGACACTTTGCCACAAAGACCAAACCCTGAGGACGAAGCTCAATAGACTACCTGCCCAGCAAACTGGATATTACACTGGCACCAGTCCCCACACGCAAATAATAATCTACAACTTAGGCTGGCCTACAAGTCTAACTGTAGTCAGCAATACTGCAAAACCTACAATGATTAACAAACCTTTGGGATAGTTGACAACATATACCAGATTGCCCCAGCCAGCATCTGGAGCATGCAGAATTCCTTCCACCAGCCGGACACCTCTCATACACTGAGACACTGGATTGCGGTAGCGCAGGCCACATGCCCCCGGAAACTGGGCTGTAACTGTGGACAACAATACTGTTCCATCATCTTCTGATGGTATTTCAATGGGCTCATCGTTCTCATCTTCTGTTACCCGAATATATTCAGACATCTTTGCTTAGTTTtctagaggaaagagagagagggagagatgaatgATCAAAAGAGTAAAAGCAATTATCTTTCTATGTCAGCTGCCACCACAACACCCTGTGCCACCTGAAACCTATGGTTTCCTTTGTcatgctctaaaaaaaaaaaaaagtggtatttTTGCCAATCCACTTactcaaatatttttctcaggGCTTACTATATGCTTCAGTTGCTAAAATTCCAACATTGTTACCAGGGGGCCTGGTTGTtccaaaaccagacaaaaataGAGTGTTAAAGAACTAAGCactgggccgggcagtggtggcgcacgcctttaatcccagcactcaggagacagaggcaggcggatctctgtgagttcaaggccagcctgatctacagagcgagatccaggaaaggcacaaagctacacagagaaaccctgtcttggaaaacaaaaaaacaaacaaaaacacccaagtattggccaggcggatctctgtgaattcgaggccagcctggtctacaaagtgagttccaggacaggctctaaagctacacagagaaactgtttagaaaaacaaaagaactaagTACTTGTCAAGACTTTTTCTCTTGCAAAACACCGTTTTCTTACCTGGCGTGCAAAGATTACAGACCATAACATTTCATCACCATCCTGAACGAATTTATTCTAAAGTCTGAGAACCTAAATTGGGTTTAGCACGTGCTCTAAGTGGGTGGAAGAAATCAACAATGGATTTCCTTTGGTGTTGGTGGAGCACGGAAACTGGCGACCAGAACAGAGAGATTCAGTCCTGTTCCTCATTTTCGGGGAGGGATAGCTAACTTGAGCGTCGAGGACCGCAACGACGGACGCTCCGTGATGCAGGCCACGGCTTCCCAGAAGGCTATGCGTGATGGACGACGTTGATCATTTTCTCCCCCCTTTCAACTCGGCCCGGGGTGGGGCCGCCAGAGTGCAAGGCCCGTGGCGGCAACGACTCTGTTCAAATGCGGAAACCCGAAGGGACAGGCACTGCTGGAACCCCGGGGCCGCGACAAACTTCCGCCCACGGCTTCACGGCCCGGCAGGCTCGGCGCCCCGCTCCGGCGGCCGCCCGCGCTAGGCCCTAACGACGCGGCGGCGCGAGGCCAGCCAGGCCCCCGCTCCACAGCTCCCTTCCCGCGACGCAGGTCGCCTTAGGCCTCCCCCGAGCCAACATCCGAAGCACAAAAGCCGCCCTTGGCTAACAACTCACCCGCTAGGCCGCGGTTAGGAAGCACGACGAGGAAACGGAGACAGCGAGAAACCCGATACAAGCCGAGCTACCGCTTCGTGCCCACAAAATGGCGCTAGGGCCGCCTCCCGCCCCCGCCCGCCTTCGGCCTCTCCCATCTGCTTCCCGTCGGGAGGGGAGCTCACCTAGAGGAACCACAGACGCTCTCTCCTCGAAGCGGCTCGGGTCCTATTAGACGCTTGAGCCTACATAAACAACGCGGAGAACACAGGGAGGAGAGTGGCTGTGCCCGACAagctgaaaaatgaaaaacagtgtGGCTACGTAGGCCTCAGATTCCCCCCACGTAACGTGGCAAGTGGCTTCGTCCGACCAACCGCCGGCCCTAGCTGAGGAGCTCGCGCTCATTGAAAGTGCGCGAGACTAGCGTAAGCCGGGAAGAGCGAGGCGGGACCGGAGCGGGCGGGGTGGGGCTACGAGGAAAGGGGCGGAGCCAGGAGGCGGGCGGGGCGCGAGAAGGTCGGGCGCGGGATGGGGCGTCTCTCCGGGGACCCTGGCTCCCTGGTCTAAACGCTAGTCCAAATAGGTCTTCTGCCATTGCTCGGTAATTTCCAAACGTGTTAACACTAACTTTGGTTTACAAAATGGTAGCTGTCCTAAGTACTACTTTGTGTCAGGTACCTTTTTACCCACGCTGgctgtaggggaaaaaaaacagaatcgTGTGAATGgcaagcaagtgttctaccattgaCCTTGGGCTGTGCTCCTCCCTTGGAGTTTTCAGAGTTAGGGATAGTCTTTGCCACCAAGtattgttttagagacagggatctcaaagtcactgtgtagcccaggttgcccttTAACTCATCACGTCTCCCCATTTCccatcctcagcctcccaagtgttgatgTTGCCCTAGCAGTCTGATGATGTCACTTACTTCTTGGtaagtgaggaaactgaggcagaaagcaaCTTTTGCATGAAGTTTTGCAATGTTTTGcatgaagccaggcggtggtggcgcacgactttaatcccggcagaggcaggcggatctctgtaagtctgagaccagcctgatctacagcgagttctaggatagccaaggatacacagagaaatcctgtcttggaaaaaaacaaaacacagagaaaccctgtcttggaaaaacgaaaacaaaacaaaacaaaaataaacaaacaaaaacaagaaaaaaaaaacgtatCTTGCATGAAATCGCCAAAAGAGTAAATGGTCGCCCTAGGATTTGAGCCCTACAACCGAAAACACTTGGAAGTGCCAGTCTTTCCGTTCCAGTTGATGACGTGACCTAGTTAAACTTTGTAAAGGCTGAAGGCTAGCTCTACCACCAAGCGCTTGCAGGCTGTAGCTCCGTTAGGCAGGATTTAAATCTCTTGGTGCGTATGTGTATCTGATTCTTAGCTGAAAAGGTTTACACAGTGACGGGGTTTACACGGTTTTGCAgaacaggatggccttgaacttgcagtgatcctcctgcctctgcttcctggaggcTGGATTTACAGGCATGCTATCATGCCAGGCTGAGTCTTCCTACTTTACAGTTACAAACGAAATCAGTTCCTCTTCACAGCAACCTAGAAAGGAGGTGCCACTGTGAGCATGGAGATTAATGCCTGGCCCatttatagtccaggctggcctggaactcctggataatcctgcctcagcctactgaCTCCTTCCTCccagtattatttatttattttgtgtttcaagacagggtgtcttttctttttgctttctttctttctttgtttctttctttctttcttttttttcaagacagggtttctctatgtggttttggtgcctgtcctggatctcactctgtagaccaggctgacctcaaactcacagagatccgcctgcctctgcctcccaagggctgggattaaaggcttgtgctaccaccgccctgccaaaatttttttttaattaaaaaataagccaggtagtggtggtgcacacctttaatcccagcactcgggaggcagaggcaggtggatctctgtgagttcgaggcctccaaagtgagttccaggaaaggcgcaaagctacacagagaaaccttgtctcaaaaaaccggaaaaaaaaaattttgaggttgggcagtggtggtgcacacctttaatcccagcactcaggaggcagaggcaggtggatctctgtgagtttgaggccagcctggtctccaaagcaagttccaggaaaggtgcaaagcaacacagagaaaccctgtctcgaaaaaaaaaaccaaaaaaaaaaaaaaaataaaaaaaattgagacagtctcatgtagctcatcTGGTCTCCAATTTATTGTATAACCTGTGCTGACCTttgtttcttctattcctataGTACTTGTAGTATAAatatgaaccaccacacctgtgagtttttattattaaaaaaaatttttttaaatgtgtatgggtgttttacctgaatgtatgtctgtgtaccttaaGCATGCTTgatgccaacagaggccagaagttgttagaccccctggaactggagttacagatggttgtgagctgctatgtggttgctgagaattgaacccaggtcctctggaagagcagtcaatgcctcttaactaccaagccatctctcttatcttttttttttttttttttctgagacagggtttctctgtgtagcttacacctttcctggaactcactctgtagtccaggctggcctcgaactcgcagagatccgcccggctctattatttatttgttgtggtgCCATGCCTCAAGCTGAATGCTCTGTTCATTACATTATTCCCCAGACCTACAACAAATTTTAtaattcccccaccccccagatagggtttctctgtgtaacagctctagctgtcccggaattcactttgcagaccaggctggcctcaaactcacagagatccgcctgcctctgcctcaagagtgctggcattaaaggtgtgacccACCGTGCCCCGCTCAAATTTTGTaacttttaaatacacacacacacacacacacacacacacacacacacacacacacagtttgtattttgtatatgtgtctctctgtgcggtgtgtgtggtttgtgtggtTGAGTGGCCAGGGAGACCAAAAGGTATTAGAACTCCTGGAGTTAGACTGACCAGAGATtatgacttttattttgaaaatttcaaagccTGCTTAGGTGAGGCATACTTTTGGTCCCAGatctggagggagaggcaggttgatctctgagtttaaggccagcctggtctacatagctagttccaggccagccaaggctacatagtgagaacctgtctcaaaaacactaaaaagggggctagagagaatcatctgctcttgcaaaggaccctgggtttggttcccggcacccacatctggcccctcacagctgcctgtaactccagctccag
Coding sequences within:
- the LOC114709640 gene encoding TAR DNA-binding protein 43 isoform X4, which produces MSEYIRVTEDENDEPIEIPSEDDGTVLLSTVTAQFPGACGLRYRNPVSQCMRGVRLVEGILHAPDAGWGNLVYVVNYPKDNKRKMDETDASSAVKVKRAVQKTSDLIVLGLPWKTTEQDLKDYFSTFGEVLMVQVKKDLKTGHSKGFGFVRFTEYDTQVKVMSQRHMIDGRWCDCKLPNSKQSPDEPLRSRKVFVGRCTEDMTAEELQQFFCQYGEVVDVFIPKPFRAFAFVTFADDKVAQSLCGEDLIIKGISVHISNAEPKHNSNRQLERSGRFGVHLISNVYGRSTSLKVVL
- the LOC114709640 gene encoding TAR DNA-binding protein 43 isoform X3, whose protein sequence is MSEYIRVTEDENDEPIEIPSEDDGTVLLSTVTAQFPGACGLRYRNPVSQCMRGVRLVEGILHAPDAGWGNLVYVVNYPKDNKRKMDETDASSAVKVKRAVQKTSDLIVLGLPWKTTEQDLKDYFSTFGEVLMVQVKKDLKTGHSKGFGFVRFTEYDTQVKVMSQRHMIDGRWCDCKLPNSKQSPDEPLRSRKVFVGRCTEDMTAEELQQFFCQYGEVVDVFIPKPFRAFAFVTFADDKVAQSLCGEDLIIKGISVHISNAEPKHNSNRQLERSGRFGGNPVHLISNVYGRSTSLKVVL
- the LOC114709640 gene encoding TAR DNA-binding protein 43 isoform X1 is translated as MSEYIRVTEDENDEPIEIPSEDDGTVLLSTVTAQFPGACGLRYRNPVSQCMRGVRLVEGILHAPDAGWGNLVYVVNYPKDNKRKMDETDASSAVKVKRAVQKTSDLIVLGLPWKTTEQDLKDYFSTFGEVLMVQVKKDLKTGHSKGFGFVRFTEYDTQVKVMSQRHMIDGRWCDCKLPNSKQSPDEPLRSRKVFVGRCTEDMTAEELQQFFCQYGEVVDVFIPKPFRAFAFVTFADDKVAQSLCGEDLIIKGISVHISNAEPKHNSNRQLERSGRFGGNPGGFGNQGGFGNSRGGGAGLGNNQGGNMGGGMNFGAFSINPAMMAAAQAALQSSWGMMGMLASQQNQSGPSGNNQSQGSMQREPNQAFGSGNNSYSGSNSGAPLGWGSASNAGSGSGFNGGFGSSMDSKSSGWGM
- the LOC114709640 gene encoding TAR DNA-binding protein 43 isoform X2 — its product is MDETDASSAVKVKRAVQKTSDLIVLGLPWKTTEQDLKDYFSTFGEVLMVQVKKDLKTGHSKGFGFVRFTEYDTQVKVMSQRHMIDGRWCDCKLPNSKQSPDEPLRSRKVFVGRCTEDMTAEELQQFFCQYGEVVDVFIPKPFRAFAFVTFADDKVAQSLCGEDLIIKGISVHISNAEPKHNSNRQLERSGRFGGNPGGFGNQGGFGNSRGGGAGLGNNQGGNMGGGMNFGAFSINPAMMAAAQAALQSSWGMMGMLASQQNQSGPSGNNQSQGSMQREPNQAFGSGNNSYSGSNSGAPLGWGSASNAGSGSGFNGGFGSSMDSKSSGWGM